One genomic region from Vannielia litorea encodes:
- the bfr gene encoding bacterioferritin: MKGDAKVIEYLNAALRSELTAVNQYWLHYRMQDDMGLKGLADKSREESIEEMHHADKLITRILFLEGHPNLQKLDPLRIGETPKEMLEADLAAEHEARTLYKEARDHCEEVGDYVSKNLFEELMADEEGHIDFLETQLDLHDRVGEQNYAQINASTAADAE, from the coding sequence ATGAAAGGCGACGCAAAGGTCATCGAATACCTGAACGCAGCACTCCGGTCCGAGCTTACGGCCGTCAACCAGTACTGGTTGCACTACCGGATGCAGGACGACATGGGCCTGAAAGGTCTGGCCGACAAGTCGCGCGAGGAAAGCATCGAAGAGATGCATCACGCCGACAAGCTGATCACCCGCATCCTCTTTCTCGAGGGTCACCCCAACCTGCAAAAGCTCGATCCGCTGCGCATTGGCGAGACCCCCAAGGAGATGCTTGAAGCCGATCTGGCTGCCGAGCACGAGGCGCGGACGCTCTACAAGGAGGCTCGCGACCATTGCGAGGAGGTCGGCGACTACGTCTCCAAGAACCTCTTCGAGGAGCTGATGGCCGATGAAGAGGGCCACATCGACTTCCTCGAAACCCAGCTCGACCTGCACGACCGCGTCGGCGAGCAGAACTACGCCCAGATCAACGCCTCCACCGCTGCGGACGCCGAGTAG
- a CDS encoding bacterioferritin-associated ferredoxin: MIVCHCQSINDRDIHAAIDWMRAADPETIITPGKIYHALGKRADCGGCMPLFLSTMRANTNLEVPPELRGLGTHRRRGKSA; this comes from the coding sequence ATGATCGTCTGCCACTGCCAAAGCATCAACGACCGCGACATCCACGCCGCCATCGACTGGATGCGTGCCGCCGACCCCGAAACCATCATCACCCCCGGTAAGATCTACCACGCCCTCGGCAAACGCGCCGACTGCGGCGGATGTATGCCCCTGTTTCTCTCCACGATGCGTGCTAATACCAATCTGGAGGTTCCGCCCGAGTTGCGCGGCCTCGGAACGCATCGCAGGAGAGGAAAGAGCGCATGA
- a CDS encoding imelysin family protein yields the protein MTSKLKATLLATAIAAPLPALAGPAEVLANYADIAQAGYEDSLATAQTLQSAVDALIASPSDVTLEAAKHAWLAARVPYQQTEVFRFGNAVVDDWEGKVNAWPLDEGLIDYVDGGGATDENPLGGLNVVANPTLTISGEEIDATEITPALLSGTLHEADEIEANVATGYHAIEFLLWGQDLNGTENGAGNRPFTDYASGDACTGGNCDRRAAYLKAATDLLVTDLEEIVAAWSEGGEGHTAVTSDETAGLTAILTGMGSLSYGEQAGERMKLGVMLHDPEEEHDCFSDNTHNSHYYDGLGIQNVYLGEYQRVDGSVVSGESLASLVAAADPSLDAELTAALAHTMRELGQIKTAAEAGYSYDQMLAAGNAEGEALVMGAVDALVAQTRSIERAVTALGLDGIEVEGSDSLDQPDAVFQ from the coding sequence ATGACTTCCAAGCTCAAAGCCACGCTCCTCGCCACGGCCATCGCCGCGCCGCTTCCCGCGCTCGCAGGCCCTGCAGAGGTGCTCGCCAACTACGCTGACATCGCCCAAGCCGGGTATGAGGACAGCCTGGCAACCGCGCAGACGCTCCAGTCTGCCGTCGACGCGCTCATCGCCTCGCCCTCCGATGTCACGCTGGAAGCCGCCAAGCACGCATGGCTCGCCGCCCGCGTGCCCTACCAGCAGACCGAGGTCTTCCGCTTCGGCAACGCGGTGGTCGACGACTGGGAAGGCAAGGTCAACGCATGGCCGCTCGACGAGGGGCTGATCGACTATGTCGACGGCGGCGGCGCGACCGACGAGAACCCGCTGGGCGGGCTCAACGTGGTGGCCAACCCCACGCTGACCATCTCCGGCGAGGAGATCGACGCCACCGAGATCACCCCCGCGCTGCTCTCGGGCACCCTGCACGAGGCCGACGAGATCGAGGCCAACGTGGCCACCGGCTACCACGCCATCGAATTCCTGCTCTGGGGCCAGGACCTGAACGGCACCGAGAACGGCGCTGGCAACCGGCCCTTCACTGATTACGCCTCGGGTGACGCCTGCACTGGCGGCAACTGCGACCGCCGCGCTGCCTACCTCAAGGCCGCGACCGACCTGCTGGTGACCGACCTCGAAGAGATCGTTGCAGCCTGGTCCGAAGGCGGCGAAGGCCACACCGCCGTGACCAGCGACGAGACCGCAGGCCTCACCGCCATCCTCACCGGCATGGGTTCGCTCTCCTACGGCGAACAGGCCGGTGAGCGGATGAAGCTCGGCGTCATGCTGCACGATCCCGAGGAGGAGCATGACTGCTTCTCCGACAACACCCACAACTCGCATTACTACGACGGTCTGGGCATCCAGAACGTTTACCTGGGTGAGTATCAGCGGGTCGACGGGTCGGTTGTTTCGGGCGAAAGCCTGGCCTCCCTCGTGGCCGCAGCCGATCCGTCGCTCGATGCCGAGCTGACCGCCGCGCTGGCCCACACCATGCGCGAGCTGGGTCAGATCAAAACCGCTGCCGAAGCCGGCTATTCCTACGACCAGATGCTGGCCGCCGGGAATGCGGAAGGCGAAGCGCTGGTGATGGGCGCGGTCGATGCGCTCGTGGCCCAGACCCGCTCCATCGAGCGGGCAGTCACCGCACTCGGCCTCGACGGTATCGAGGTTGAAGGCTCCGACAGCCTCGACCAGCCCGACGCCGTCTTCCAGTAA